A genomic segment from Phragmites australis chromosome 6, lpPhrAust1.1, whole genome shotgun sequence encodes:
- the LOC133920893 gene encoding calmodulin-binding receptor-like cytoplasmic kinase 2, producing MAGRDRRGSLASSSSSSGRRTPEHERWAWSPAWSRPLSEGGGRSSRAASVRSLFRSIGIWFSSLSTSSTTSASASSSRKKKSKEEAAPAQADDAIKKPPLAGHTGRPPIRGLYSSSGHRNGRAWRQSFQSSVFTMEEILTATKNFSPALKIGQGGFGAVYKGVLPDGTVVAVKRAKMRMQNPHVDVEFRSEVKIMARIEHQSLVRFYGYMVCGEERIVVIEYVPNGTLREHLDRCNGRFLDFGTRLDIAIDVAHAVTYLHMYSDHPIIHRDIKSSNILLTDSLRAKVADFGFARLGAGEATHVTTQVKGTAGYLDPEYLKTCQLTDRSDVYSFGVLLVELASARRPIEAKREMKERLTARWAMSRFIDGSAADVLDPHLARTIAAERALEMLLELVFRCMGPIRQDRPAMSECCRALWAIRKKYREMLAAEVTSQFSDRATGADRSGDLWRI from the exons ATGGCCGGACGCGACCGCCGCGGGAGCCtggcctcgtcgtcgtcgtcgtctggGAGGCGCACGCCGGAGCACGAGCGGTGGGCGTGGAGCCCCGCGTGGTCGCGCCCGCTCTCCGAGGGCGGAGGACGTAGCAGCAGGGCAGCCTCGGTGAGGTCCCTGTTCAGGTCCATCGGGATCTGGTTCAGCTCGCTCTCCACGTCGTCCACTACatcggcctcggcctccagctccaggaagaagaagagcaaggaggagGCCGCGCCGGCGCAGGCGGATGACGCGATCAAGAAGCCACCTT TGGCGGGACACACCGGGAGGCCGCCCATCCGGGGGCTGTACAGCAGCAGCGGGCACCGGAACGGTAGAGCGTGGCGGCAGTCGTTCCAAAGCTCGGTGTTCACAATGGAGGAGATCCTGACCGCCACCAAAAACTTCTCCCCGGCGCTAAAGATCGGCCAGGGCGGCTTCGGCGCCGTCTACAAGGGCGTCCTCCCCGACGGCACGGTCGTTGCCGTCAAGCGCGCCAAGATG CGGATGCAGAACCCTCACGTGGACGTGGAGTTCCGGAGCGAGGTGAAGATCATGGCGCGCATCGAGCACCAGAGCCTGGTGCGCTTCTACGGCTACATGGTGTGCGGCGAGGAGCGGATCGTCGTCATCGAGTACGTCCCCAACGGCACCCTCCGAGAGCACCTCGACA GGTGTAATGGGCGGTTCTTGGACTTTGGGACGCGGCTGGACATCGCCATCGACGTCGCGCACGCGGTCACGTACCTGCACATGTACTCCGACCACCCCATCATCCACCGCGACATCAAGTCCTCCAACATCCTCCTCACCGACTCTCTGCGCGCCAAGGTGGCCGACTTCGGCTTCGCGCGGCTCGGCGCCGGCGAGGCCACGCACGTCACCACGCAGGTGAAGGGCACGGCGGGGTACCTGGACCCGGAGTACCTCAAGACGTGCCAGCTCACGGACCGCAGCGACGTCTACTCCTTCGGCGTGCTCCTCGTGGAGCTCGCCTCCGCGCGCCGCCCCATCGAGGCCAAGCGCGAGATGAAGGAGCGCCTCACCGCGCGCTGGGCCATGAGCAGGTTCATCGACGGCAGCGCTGCAGACGTGCTGGACCCGCACCTCGCGCGCACGATCGCGGCCGAGCGGGCGCTGGAGATGCTGCTGGAGCTCGTGTTCCGGTGCATGGGACCCATCAGGCAGGACAGACCCGCCATGAGCGAGTGCTGCAGAGCGCTCTGGGCCATCAGGAAGAAATACAGGGAAATGCTCGCGGCCGAAGTCACGTCCCAGTTCTCCGACCGAGCCACCGGCGCCGACAGGAGCGGCGACCTCTGGAGGATCTGA
- the LOC133920894 gene encoding ethylene receptor 3-like: MLWPRYRCSSGRYSFPIAMRRLLLFLLAAVPAAADVGYEHCACDGGGGGFWSLDNIFRWQKVSDLLIAAAYFSIPLELLYFVTGLRHLLPLRWVLVQFGAFIVLCGLTHLLAAFTYEPHPFMVVLLLTAAKFLTALVSFLTAITLLTLIPQLLRVKVRESLLWMKARELDREVVLMKRQEEASWHVRMLTREIRRSLDRHTVLYTTLIELSRVLALNNCAVWMPSDDKSAMCLTHELRRGSGGEAVVSADDADVVEVKSSDGVKLLPPDSVLGSASGGGKEGTGTVAAIRMPMLKVADFKGGTPEVIQTSYAVLVLVPPSDRNWAPHELGIVEVVADQVAVALSHASLLEESQAMRERLAEQNRELLQARRDALMANEARDAFQRVMSQGMRRPVHSILGLVSVVQEEGLTPEQKLIVDTMARTATVVSTLINDVMEMSAVNQERFPLEMQPFHLHSMIRDAACVARCLCDFRGFGFAVHIENALPDLVIGDERRIFHVLLHMVGNLIGRIDAGYVTFQVRADDEVHEDSLSQRWDPWRPSYSGGHSSVKFVFGVKRQRSADSSSSLVQFLRKPSAEGFALRLSFSMCRKLVQMMQGNIWAILDGQGLPESMTLVLRFQLQPSLSSSSVGGSFELQYPSPSIQISGLKVLLIDDDDINLVVARKLLEKLGCTVSSVPSGSGFLNSVGPSTSFQLIAVNLEMTMANPLDVVSRIRQYRSTHWPLVMAMTSEQNVWYKCAQLGINGILKKPLVLHEVKEELTRILQKI; the protein is encoded by the exons ATGCTTTGGCCAAGATACAGATGCTCATCGGGACGCTATTCTTTCCCCATCGCCATGCGCCGGCTCCTGCTCTTTTTGCtcgccgccgtgcccgccgccgccgacgtggGGTACGAACATTGCGcctgcgacggcggcggcggcgggttctGGAGCCTAGACAACATCTTCCGGTGGCAGAAGGTGAGCGACCTGCTCATCGCGGCGGCCTACTTCTCCATCCCCCTCGAGCTCCTCTACTTCGTCACCGgcctccgccacctcctcccgctCCGGTGGGTGCTGGTCCAGTTCGGCGCCTTCATCGTGCTGTGCGGGCTCACCCACCTCCTGGCGGCGTTCACCTACGAGCCCCACCCGTTCATGGTCGTGCTGCTTCTCACTGCCGCCAAGTTCCTGACGGCGCTGGTGTCCTTTCTCACCGCCATCACGCTACTAACGCTCATCCCGCAGCTGCTGCGCGTCAAGGTCCGCGAGAGCCTGCTCTGGATGAAGGCCCGCGAGCTCGATCGCGAGGTGGTGCTCATGAAGCGGCAGGAGGAGGCGAGCTGGCACGTCCGCATGCTCACCCGGGAGATCCGCCGCTCGCTCGACCGCCATACCGTGCTCTACACCACGCTCATCGAGCTCTCAAGGGTGCTCGCGCTCAACAACTGCGCCGTCTGGATGCCCTCCGATGACAAGTCCGCAATGTGCCTCACCCACGAGCTCCGGCGGGGTAGCGGCGGCGAAGCTGTCGTCAGCGCAGACGACGCGGACGTCGTCGAGGTCAAGAGCAGCGACGGTGTCAAGCTGCTCCCGCCGGATTCAGTTCttgggtcggccagcggtggcGGCAAGGAGGGCACGGGCACGGTGGCGGCCATTCGAATGCCGATGCTCAAGGTTGCGGACTTCAAAGGTGGGACGCCGGAGGTGATCCAGACAAGCTACGccgtgctggtgctggtgccgCCCAGTGACAGGAACTGGGCACCTCACGAGCTGGGGATCGTGGAGGTGGTCGCTGATCAGGTGGCCGTCGCACTCTCACACGCCTCGCTGCTTGAGGAGTCGCAGGCGATGCGCGAGAGGCTGGCTGAGCAGAACCGCGAGCTGCTGCAGGCAAGGCGGGACGCGCTCATGGCGAACGAGGCTAGAGACGCTTTCCAGCGCGTCATGAGCCAGGGAATGCGGAGGCCTGTCCACTCCATCCTGGGACTGGTGTCAGTGGTGCAGGAGGAGGGCCTAACGCCCGAGCAGAAGCTCATCGTCGATACAATGGCGCGGACAGCTACCGTTGTCTCGACACTCATCAACGATGTCATGGAGATGTCTGCCGTCAACCAGGAGCGCTTCCCACTGGAGATGCAGCCATTCCACCTGCACTCCATGATCAGGGACGCCGCCTGCGTCGCGAGGTGTCTCTGTGACTTCAGGGGGTTTGGTTTTGCAGTGCACATCGAGAACGCGCTGCCTGACCTTGTCATTGGCGACGAGCGACGGATTTTTCATGTCTTGCTGCACATGGTTGGCAATCTGATTGGTCGGATTGACGCGGGCTATGTCACCTTCCAGGTCCGTGCCGATGATGAAGTGCATGAGGACAGTCTTAGCCAGAGGTGGGATCCATGGAGGCCAAGCTACTCCGGTGGGCACTCGTCGGTTAAGTTTGTTTTTGGGGTGAAGAGGCAGCGGAGTGCTGACTCATCGAGCTCGCTTGTGCAGTTCTTGCGGAAGCCCAGTGCTGAGGGGTTTGCTCTCAGGCTCAGCTTCAGCATGTGCAGGAAGCTTGTGCAG ATGATGCAAGGAAACATCTGGGCAATTCTTGACGGCCAAGGACTTCCGGAGAGCATGACCCTGGTCCTGAGATTCCAGCTGCAACCATCACTCTCAAGTTCCAGCGTCGGAGGATCATTTGAACTGCAATACCCATCGCCATCAATCCAAATATCAGGTCTGAAGGTTCTGCTCATCGATGACGATGACATCAACCTAGTCGTGGCTCGGAAACTCCTGGAGAAGCTAGGCTGCACAGTTTCCTCGGTCCCTTCAGGTTCAGGATTCCTGAACTCTGTCGGACCCTCTACCTCATTCCAGCTCATCGCGGTGAACCTCGAAATGACGATGGCAAATCCGTTGGATGTTGTGTCAAGGATCAGGCAGTACAGGAGCACGCACTGGCCTTTGGTCATGGCCATGACATCGGAGCAAAATGTCTGGTATAAGTGTGCTCAGTTAGGGATCAACGGCATCCTGAAGAAGCCGCTTGTTCTGCATGAAGTAAAGGAAGAGCTCACACGAATTCTTCAGAAAATATGA